A genomic region of Arachis stenosperma cultivar V10309 chromosome 9, arast.V10309.gnm1.PFL2, whole genome shotgun sequence contains the following coding sequences:
- the LOC130948159 gene encoding uncharacterized protein LOC130948159 → MIMEKEERRRRIAERGSDRMALITGKINTLPPQPPSGTSSPRQSYHHQTQSLGNFDKHLDNADDLPRHLRPQSLSPAFASEYEEEFMGGSENEQDSSAALSRLKHQGGFRYSNFKDYDIQKQLEQQDSEEDNMSKNIDGYENNSRKIKLPLASKAAQMKAALEAKRSTRTGPPKPAPFFSSRELNACIIASETKRALSSLMIAMIVVFCYMISARVEAMRPLYILLITNVTIVLSRLYSEKAKLLEETNGVNEDPVDLQSWGDAVKLLERGLVAYQAIRGIFIDCSIYLVIVVCGVSMV, encoded by the exons GGAAAAggaagagaggaggaggaggatcgCAGAGAGAGGTAGCGACAGGATGGCATTGATCACTGGTAAGATCAATACCCTTCCTCCGCAACCTCCCTCTGGAACCTCCTCCCCAAGACAATCCTACCATCACCAAACGCAATCATTAGGAAATTTCGATAAGCATTTGGACAATGCTGATGATCTTCCTCGTCATTTGCGTCCTCAATCTTTGTCCCCTGCATTTGCTTCTGAATATGAAGAAGAGTTCATGG GTGGTTCTGAGAATGAACAAGATTCCTCTGCAGCTTTGTCAAGGTTGAAACATCAGGGTGGATTTAggtactcaaattttaaagattatGACATTCAGAAACAATTAGAGCAACAAGATTCCGAAGAAGATAATATGTCAAAGAATATTGATGGCTACGAAAACAATAGTCGCAAAATAAAACTGCCGCTAGCTTCAAAGGCTGCTCAAATGAAAGCAGCCCTTGAAGCTAAGCGGTCAACGAGAACTGGACCGCCTAAGCCGGCACCATTCTTCTCCTCAAGAGAGCTCAACGCATGCATCATAGCTTCTGAGACAAAAAGAGCCCTCAGCTCTTTGATGATAGCAATGATAGTTGTGTTCTGTTACATGATCTCGGCTAGGGTGGAAGCCATGAGACCACTTTACATACTCTTGATAACCAATGTCACAATCGTGCTGAGTCGCTTGTATAGCGAAAAAGCGAAGCTTCTAGAAGAAACTAATGGCGTAAACGAAGACCCTGTGGATCTACAAAGCTGGGGAGATGCAGTGAAACTCTTGGAGAGAGGTTTGGTTGCATATCAAGCCATTAGAGGGATTTTCATAGATTGCAGTATTTACTTAGTGATTGTTGTATGTGGTGTTTCAATGGTTTAA